CTCCATTATTTTCATACCAGCATGTTTTGCAAGTTTTATTCTGTCAGAATAAACAGCAGGTATTGTACCGTTACCTCCAAGTGCCATTCCAAGAACCTCTGTTAAACAGTTCATGCTATTTGCAGTATACATACCTGAACAGGAGCCGCAAGTAGGACATACCTTGCTTTCAAACTCTTCTAATTTTTCTTCAGTTATTTTCCCCCCGTTAAAAGCGCCTACTGCCTCAGATACACTGCTAAAGCTTACTTTACATCCATCTACTTTTCCTGCGAGCATAGGGCCTCCACTTACAAAAATAGTTGGAATGTTAAGTCTCGCTGCAGCCATTAAAAGTCCCGGTACATTTTTATCACAGTTAGGTACCATTACCAGCGCATCAAAAGCATGGGCCATAGCCATAGCTTCTGTAGAATCTGCAATTAAATCTCTTGTAACAAGAGAATATTTCATGCCCTGGTGTCCCATGGCAATTCCATCACAGACAGCAATGGCAGGAAAAACAATTGGAGTACCTCCAGCCATTGACACTCCTGTCTTTACGGCCTCCACTATTTTATCTAAATTCATATGACCTGGTACTATATCGTTCTTTGAACTTACAATACCTACAAACGGTCTTTCTATTTCTTCTTTTGTCAAACCCAACGCATTAAGCAGGGCACGCTGTGGTGCACTTTTAGTTCCTTTTGTTATTACATCACTTCTCACTAAAATAACCTGGTTAAGAAAACTTAGACAAACTTAACCTCTCCTTTCTATTTATTTTTATTTTTCTAAGTTTTTAAAACCAATATATTTTATTAAATCTCCATAATAATTTACAAGATTTAATTCCATATCTTTTTAATATTCTTTCTTCTATTGTTGTTATATTACATTGTTTCTTTTTAGGGTATAAAGCTGTAATATATCCTATGTAATTTTCTCCATTTTTCTTCGTATATTTAATTAAATCTCTATGTTTAAACCCTTGTAAATTCTCTATATTAGCTTTTGATTTCCTTCTCATTAGTTTAATTGCCCAATTTTTTATATTGCAGTCATCAGAATTAATTTTTAAATCAGTTATAACTAATGCATCATTACTATGATTTTTCTCTATATTCCAATCTATTCTTTTATTTGCTGTATCTCCACCAGTGGTTAATATTAATTTAGCTAATTTACTTAATTCTTTTCTAAGATATGTTTTCCCTTGCATTACATGTTGTGCATAGTCAAATCTTATATTTTTACCTTTTATCATATCTTGATAATGTTTAATAAATAATTCTTCCTTACCTTCTGTCTTTTGATGACATTCACTACATAAAGTTATAAGATTACTAAGATTATTATTACCGTGTAACCTTCTAGGAACAACATGATGTACTTCTAAAACACAACTAGATTTACCGCATTCCATACATTCACAACCATCTCTCAATATAACTGATTTTCTTATGTTTTCATCTAGCCTGTTAGATTTTTGATATTGCCATTTGTATAATTTTTTACCTTCTATTAAAGCTCTTATATCTATTGCAACATCTTCTAAATGATATTCTGTTATATTGATATATTTATTTAGTTTATTAATAACTCTTAAAATAGCATCTTTCTTTTGTTTAATACTTGGTGCAATTCGATTTTTTCTTTTACTATTTGCTCTATTATTAAATTTTTTAGGTCTATATCTTTTGTGGTATCTATGATATCTTCTATAATCTCTACGAATATCCATCAAATGTTTAACATCTTGACGTTGTTCTATTGTTCCTTTGAATATTACTTTATTTTTAGTTTTACATTTTTGAATGATGCCAATGCCTACATGTAAACTTCCATCATCTATACCACAAACAAATTCTGATTCATCTTCCTTATCCTTTATTTCCCTTTTTAATTGAATAACCATAGGATATTTATTAACTTGTATTGCTTTGTTTTTTCTAATTAAGTACCATGCTTTATTTATCTTACATGGACTTAACTTATTGCCTTTATTGTCAATAACAAAAGCATAATTATTATTTTTTATCATTTCTGATAAATCTCACTTTCGTGGAAATTTTCTTCTTGCCAATGTCATAAAGAGGACATGTGTTTCCCTGTTATCTTTACAGGACAATAGTAAAGTTTCCTGATTTGCACTCATAGAGCTTCAGACTGAAGATTACATCTAAAGGTATGTCTTTACCTTACTTTATAACGTAGTTCATTATGCTAAGATATTTTCATATCTATACACTCACTTAGGCTTGAGAACATCAAATAGTCACTATACAAAATATTAAATGTCCAATTTTGTATAATTATTTACCAACTATTTGAAGTTCCCTAGTATAATATTATTAAACTATATGCTTTTATTG
This genomic interval from Clostridium kluyveri contains the following:
- the iscB gene encoding RNA-guided endonuclease IscB, with the protein product MIKNNNYAFVIDNKGNKLSPCKINKAWYLIRKNKAIQVNKYPMVIQLKREIKDKEDESEFVCGIDDGSLHVGIGIIQKCKTKNKVIFKGTIEQRQDVKHLMDIRRDYRRYHRYHKRYRPKKFNNRANSKRKNRIAPSIKQKKDAILRVINKLNKYINITEYHLEDVAIDIRALIEGKKLYKWQYQKSNRLDENIRKSVILRDGCECMECGKSSCVLEVHHVVPRRLHGNNNLSNLITLCSECHQKTEGKEELFIKHYQDMIKGKNIRFDYAQHVMQGKTYLRKELSKLAKLILTTGGDTANKRIDWNIEKNHSNDALVITDLKINSDDCNIKNWAIKLMRRKSKANIENLQGFKHRDLIKYTKKNGENYIGYITALYPKKKQCNITTIEERILKRYGIKSCKLLWRFNKIYWF